TCCGTCCGCCTGCAGCTCCGGTCGATCCGCCGGCAGGCCCAGCGCCGCCCCGGCCTCCTTCACCCCAGGTCCGTAGAAACTCAACGAGCCGTCCGCCTTCACCGCCGAGAGATTCAGCTCCTCCCTCGCCCCCATCATCCGGCGCAGGATGGACCCTCCGGGCAGCACGTATGCGCCCGCGCTCACCGATGCCAGCACTCCCATCACGAGCAGCGCCCTCTTCACCGCTGCCCTGTCGAACAGCTCCTGGGAAAGGGCCTTGGTGGCCGACACGAAGCGCAACGCGGCTCTCGTCGTGGATGGGGTGGACATGGGGCGCCGAATCTAGTGATGGCCCTCCCCTCCATCAAGGCAGTTAGGATGCCCCCCCATGTGGCACCGTTTGATGCTCCTCCTGTTGGCCCTCGCTCTGTCCGCCCCCGCCCATGCCCAGGAGGAGACCGCGCCTTCCCTCTACCGCCATCCCCTCGCCGAGGACCTGCGCAACCTCCAGAGCGCTCGCGGCTACGGCCTGGGCGGCGCCTGGCGCGCCCTCGGGGTAGGTGCCGAGGCCGGTACCGGCAACCCCGCCGCCCTCGCCGCCTTCCACACCTACCGCATCGAGCTCACCGGCACCTGGGACTGGGTCGGCAAGGACGCCTCCGGCATGGTCGCCGTCGCGGACTCGTCCACCAGCGTGCTCGCCGGCGGCGTCACCTATCAGCTCGTCACCCTCGGCAAGGGCCCCCAGCGGGCCACCGCGCACATCAACACCGTGTCCATGGCCCTGCCCCTCGCCGACAGTCTCCTCATCGGCGTCTCCACCCGCTACCTGCTGCTGCGCGGGGCCCGCCAGGCCAACGCCGTCACCGGCGACGCCGGCATCCTCTTCCGCCCCAGCGAGGCCTTCGCCCTCGGTGTCTCCGGTCACAACCTCATCGGCACCGGCAATCCCGAGCTCACCCGCTACTACTCCGCCCATGCCGGAGTCCTCGCCGGCCTCCTCACCGTCGCCGCCGACGTGCGCGCCGACTTCGAGACGTACAAGCGCACCACGTTCACCTACAGCGGTGGCGTGGAGTACGTCCTCGGGCAGAGCTTCCCCATCCGCGCCGGCTACACCTGGAATGGTTTCACCCGCGCCTCGGAGCTGGGCGTGGGCATCGGCCTGCTGACGCCAGGAGGTGGGCTCGACCTCGCCTACCACCACGACTTCGGTGGTGAGCGAGGACGGCTCATCGCCCTCACCTTCAAGGTGCAGGTCCGCTGACGCTCAGCCGCGCAACGGGAGGTAGCGCTCCGAGGCCGCGAAGCGCACCAGCTCCACCAGCTCCTGCTCGCTGGACTTGAGGGCCCGCATCGCCGCCACGGCCGGTCCCGGGCCTCCACAGGCCACCAATCCCGCGCGGTTGGCCGAGTGGCGCGCCGCCTCCGCGAGCGCCGAGGCATCGAACTCTCGCTGGGCCGACTCCAGCAGCAGCAGCGCCCGCGAGCGCGCACTGGGGTGCAGCGCATCTCGCACCACGCGAGACTCGGGGCCGAGCTCCGAGCCTCCACGCAGCACCGAGGCCAGGATGGCCACCGCGCGCAGCAACTGGTCCTTCTTCAAGCAGCGCAGCGCGAGCAGATCCGGCCCGAGGCTGGCCAGGGCCCGCCCGGCGAAGAAGCGCAGCTCCGGCTCCGGCAGCACCTGGCGCACCGCGCTCCGCCCCACCAACAAGCGCGGGGCCCCCGGGTGGACGAGCGTGAAGGGAGGGCCCTCGTCCTCGGAGAGGAAGACCTCCGGAATCTGCACGTCGAGGATGCGCGAGACGAACAGCAGCGCCTCCTGGGCGGCCCGTGCACCGGGGCCCGCATCCGAGCGAAGGGGCTCGGTGGAGCCCGCGGCCCGTCCGAAGGTGGGAAAGAGGCGGCAGAGGGCGAGGCCCACGGAGGCGAGCAGCTCTCCCGCCGGTTTGCGCAGGCCGGGATGGCGAAGGCCCGCGCGCTCCTCGGGGGTGAGCGTCCGGCGCGGAGGCCGGGGGACAATATCCTTCCCGCCCTCGAGCGCCGAGGCCACCTCCGCCATCAGCGAGCCACGCGCCGTGTCGCCCCGGCTCATGAAGAAGGCCGAGAGCTCCCGATAGCCGGCCGCCTCGAGCGGACGCTCGCGCACGCGCTCGATGGCCGCCGGCCGCGCCTCCACCGGGGCCGCGGCCGGCGCGGGCTTGACGGGCGCGGGAGGCACCGTGGGGACGGAGGGCTCGGCGGGGCCGGGTCCTCCCCGGACACGGCGGCGCACGGGGTCCATCTTCCCGGGAGGCGCCTCCCAGGCGATGACCCGGGTGATCTCCACGGGCACGGGTGCGTCGGGAGGCTCGAGCGCGGGAGCGGGAGCGGGCGCGGACGCCTTGGCGGGGGCCTCTGGCTTCCAGGTGCCCAGCAGCTCGCCGACCGCGGGCATCTCGAGGACCGTGCGCGCCGACTCCGGCTCGGCGGCGGGTGGCGGGGCCGCTGGCGCCGCTGGCGTGGGCGTGAGCTCCACCGCGCCGGGCGGAGGAATGAGGACGCCGGTGCGCGGACCGCTCGACTCGCGCTTGGGGGCGGCGCTGCGAGGCGGCTCGGGGTGCAGCGTGGGCGCCGTGCGCTCCGAGATGGCCTTGCGGAGGTTGTCCGCCCGGTTGGCGTACACCTGCGCTCGGGCCGCGTCCCCGAGCGTCTCGCGGCAGAAGCGCGCGAGGCGCTCCCACGTGCCCAGGCGCTCCTCATCATCCTCGGTGGCGGTGGCGGCGTGCTCCAGGGCCCACGCGGCCTCGCCGTGCTGTTTGAGCGCGATGAGCCGGTCCACCAGCAGCAGCCACGCCTCCTTGTGACCGGGCTCGAAGCGCACCGCCTGGCGCAGCTCGGCGAGCGCGGCCTCGCGGTCTCCCAGGGCCTCCAGCGTGGCCACCAGCTCCAGCCGGGCCTTGCGCGCCACCAGCCCGCGCGGCTCACGGTCGATGCGGGCACGCAGCAGGCGGCTGAATCCGGCCTTGTCCCCGAGCTGCCGCGCCAGCGCCAGGAGCTTGTCCTGGGCGTGCACGTCCTCGGGGCTCTCCGCGAGCACCTCCGTCCAGGCCCAGTACGCCAGCTTCGCGTTGACGAGGGGCCCTCCGGAAATCTCCGCGAGGCACCGCAATCCCTCCACGCGGTAGGGCGAGCGGCGGGGCACGGCGGCGAGCGCCACGCGCAGGCGCTCGCAGGCACGGGCCCGGTCCGCCTCGGGCGCGCATCGGGCGAGCCCCATCAGCGCCGGGAGCGAGCCGGGATTGATGGCCGCCGCCGCCTCGAAGTCCGCGCGCGCCCGGGCCACCTCGCCGGTGGACAGCAGCCGCTCGCCGCGAGCCAGGAAGGCGGCGGCACGGGCCCGGGGGTTGCTCGCGCGCTGCACCGCCTCGTCGAGTACGCGCAGCACCACCCACTCGTCGCCGTCACCGTGCTCGGACACCAGCCGGACCTGCTCCGCGAGCGCGGCCTTGTCTCCGGTGAGGGCGACGATCTGCCCGTACACCCGGGCGGCGCCCGCCGGATCCCTCAGCTCGTCCTCCAGCAGCTCGGCGAGCCGCGTGAGGATGTCGGTGCGGACCGCCAGGTCCTTCGCGCGATCCGCGCGGGCCAGGTAGAACTGCGCCAGCTCGCGCCACGCCCGGCGCGCGATAAGCTGGGCCTCCTGGCGCGCCTCCTCCGGATCCTCCTGCCGGGGCACCAGCTGGCGCGAGGGCTCCGTGTCCTCGTCACCACTCCAGGGAACGGGAGCGTTGGCCTTGAGCCCGGCGGGTGGCGGAATGAGCGGGGCCTTGAGCCGCGACACCGGAGCCTTGGTGGAGGGCTCCTCCGGCCGGACGGTAGGGACCTCCAGGGTCAGACGGCGGTGGCTGAAGGCCGCCCCGGCGGAGTCGTCCCGCGGGGGAGCAGAAGGAGCCACGGCGACCCCGAACGGCAGCTCGGACGCCCCGGCGGTGACCTCGTCCTGCGACCAGACGGCCGGCATCTCGAGGACGGTGCGCGGCGACTCGGGGGATGGCTCCGCGGCGGCCCTGGCAGGGGGTTGGGGAGCGCGAGGCGCGAACCGCGCATCCGGCGGGCCCGAGGCCTCCACCGTGTGCTCGTCTTCCGTCCAGGGCGAGGAGAACTCGACGGTCTCGCTCCGATGGATCGGATCCTCGGTGGTGCGCTCCTCCTGGCGCCTGGGTGCCCGCGCTTCCAGGGGGGCGAAGGCGCTGGGAGGCGTGGTCTCGTGGCCGATGCGGCGGAAGAGGACATCGAGGAGCCGGCGGGCGTGACGGTCTCCGGGAGACTCGTCGACGAGCGCCTGGAGGGCCTCGATGGCGCGGGGGAGCTGGTTCACCCGGCGCAGCAAGCGCGCGAGCTGGAGCCGTACGGCGCGGCGGGTCTCTCCCCGGGTATTGCCGAGGGCGGAGGACAGCAGGGCGATGGCGGCGGCCTCGGTCCCCGCGCGCAGCGAGAAGGCGACGAGCACCGAGGCCAGGCGCGGCGTCATGGGCAGGGAGCGGCTGGCCCGCACCAGCTCACCGAAGGCCCGCGCCGCATGCCCCTCGTTCAACAGGCGGGAGGCACTCTGGCGGTGGCGTTCCACGAGATCGGGCACGTCAGCACCCTCCCTGGACGGAGGCATGCCAGCGGGCGAGCGCTGGCGCGCATCGGCCGTTTCCGGCGAACCGGCATCCTTGCCGTTTCTCACGCCACCCATGGGTGGGGCAGTCTACACAGGATGCCGCCTCCGGTCGTCACCGTCCTCCTGCCCGCCCGAAACGCCGAGCGCACCGTGGCACGCGCCGTGGAGAGCCTCCTCGGGGGGACGCTGCGTGAAATCCGGGTGCTGGCGGTGGACGACGGCTCCACGGACGGTACTCGAGAGGTGCTGCGGGGGCTGGCGGCGAGGGACTCCCGGGTGGCGGTGCTGGACGGAGGAGGCCGGGGGCTCGTCGCCGCGCTCAACCTCGCGCTGGCGCATGCCACCTCCCCCTACGTGGCGCGCATGGACGCGGATGACGAGGCGCTGCCCCGGCGGCTGGAGGCGAGCGTCGCG
This is a stretch of genomic DNA from Archangium violaceum. It encodes these proteins:
- a CDS encoding tetratricopeptide repeat protein, which codes for MGGVRNGKDAGSPETADARQRSPAGMPPSREGADVPDLVERHRQSASRLLNEGHAARAFGELVRASRSLPMTPRLASVLVAFSLRAGTEAAAIALLSSALGNTRGETRRAVRLQLARLLRRVNQLPRAIEALQALVDESPGDRHARRLLDVLFRRIGHETTPPSAFAPLEARAPRRQEERTTEDPIHRSETVEFSSPWTEDEHTVEASGPPDARFAPRAPQPPARAAAEPSPESPRTVLEMPAVWSQDEVTAGASELPFGVAVAPSAPPRDDSAGAAFSHRRLTLEVPTVRPEEPSTKAPVSRLKAPLIPPPAGLKANAPVPWSGDEDTEPSRQLVPRQEDPEEARQEAQLIARRAWRELAQFYLARADRAKDLAVRTDILTRLAELLEDELRDPAGAARVYGQIVALTGDKAALAEQVRLVSEHGDGDEWVVLRVLDEAVQRASNPRARAAAFLARGERLLSTGEVARARADFEAAAAINPGSLPALMGLARCAPEADRARACERLRVALAAVPRRSPYRVEGLRCLAEISGGPLVNAKLAYWAWTEVLAESPEDVHAQDKLLALARQLGDKAGFSRLLRARIDREPRGLVARKARLELVATLEALGDREAALAELRQAVRFEPGHKEAWLLLVDRLIALKQHGEAAWALEHAATATEDDEERLGTWERLARFCRETLGDAARAQVYANRADNLRKAISERTAPTLHPEPPRSAAPKRESSGPRTGVLIPPPGAVELTPTPAAPAAPPPAAEPESARTVLEMPAVGELLGTWKPEAPAKASAPAPAPALEPPDAPVPVEITRVIAWEAPPGKMDPVRRRVRGGPGPAEPSVPTVPPAPVKPAPAAAPVEARPAAIERVRERPLEAAGYRELSAFFMSRGDTARGSLMAEVASALEGGKDIVPRPPRRTLTPEERAGLRHPGLRKPAGELLASVGLALCRLFPTFGRAAGSTEPLRSDAGPGARAAQEALLFVSRILDVQIPEVFLSEDEGPPFTLVHPGAPRLLVGRSAVRQVLPEPELRFFAGRALASLGPDLLALRCLKKDQLLRAVAILASVLRGGSELGPESRVVRDALHPSARSRALLLLESAQREFDASALAEAARHSANRAGLVACGGPGPAVAAMRALKSSEQELVELVRFAASERYLPLRG